A section of the Enterobacter sp. C2 genome encodes:
- the epmA gene encoding elongation factor P--(R)-beta-lysine ligase, producing the protein MSETAAWRPSASIPNLLKRAAIMAEIRRFFVDRGVLEVETPCMSQATVTDVHLFPFKTRFVGPGHSQGLDLYLMTSPEYHMKRLLAAGCGPVFQLCRSFRNEEMGRHHNPEFTMLEWYRPHYDMYRLMNEVDDLLQQVLDCPAADSLSYQQAFQRHLDIDPLSADKQQLREAAARLDLSNIADREEDRDTLLQLLFTMGVEPHIGKDRPAFVYHFPASQAALAQISTEDHRVAERFEVYFKGMELANGFHELTDAREQQQRFEQDNRKRAAMGLEQQPIDYNLLGALEAGLPDCSGVALGVDRLVMLALGTETLAEVLAFSVDRA; encoded by the coding sequence ATGAGTGAAACGGCAGCCTGGCGGCCGAGCGCATCTATTCCTAACCTGCTGAAACGTGCAGCAATAATGGCCGAGATCCGCCGTTTCTTTGTCGATCGCGGCGTGCTGGAGGTGGAGACGCCCTGCATGAGCCAGGCGACGGTCACGGACGTTCATCTGTTCCCGTTTAAAACCCGTTTTGTTGGCCCAGGCCACTCTCAGGGACTGGATCTCTATCTGATGACCAGCCCGGAGTACCACATGAAGCGCCTGCTGGCCGCGGGCTGTGGACCGGTTTTCCAGCTGTGCCGCAGCTTTCGTAATGAAGAGATGGGGCGTCATCATAACCCTGAGTTCACCATGCTGGAGTGGTATCGTCCGCACTATGATATGTACCGGCTGATGAACGAAGTAGACGATCTGCTGCAACAGGTACTGGATTGCCCGGCGGCGGATTCCCTCTCCTACCAGCAGGCGTTCCAGCGTCATCTGGATATCGATCCGCTCTCAGCCGACAAGCAGCAGCTGCGTGAGGCTGCGGCCAGGCTGGATCTGAGCAATATCGCCGATCGGGAAGAGGATCGGGACACGCTGCTACAGCTGCTCTTTACCATGGGCGTTGAGCCGCACATTGGCAAAGATCGCCCGGCGTTTGTCTATCACTTCCCGGCAAGCCAGGCGGCGCTGGCACAAATCAGCACCGAAGATCATCGCGTAGCGGAGCGGTTTGAGGTCTATTTCAAAGGCATGGAGCTGGCGAACGGTTTCCATGAGCTGACCGACGCCCGTGAACAGCAGCAGCGCTTTGAGCAGGATAACCGCAAGCGGGCGGCCATGGGCCTCGAGCAGCAGCCTATCGATTACAATCTGCTGGGCGCGCTAGAGGCGGGTCTGCCGGACTGCTCCGGCGTAGCGCTGGGTGTCGATCGTCTGGTCATGCTGGCGCTGGGCACAGAGACCCTGGCCGAGGTGCTGGCCTTTTCGGTCGATCGCGCCTGA
- the frdA gene encoding fumarate reductase (quinol) flavoprotein subunit: MHTFQADLVVIGAGGAGLRAAIAAAQADPNAKIALVSKVYPMRSHTVAAEGGSAAVTQDHDSFEYHFHDTVAGGDWLCEQDVVDYFVHHCPTEMTQLELWGCPWSRRPDGSVNVRRFGGMKIERTWFAADKTGFHMLHTLFQTSLQFPQIQRFDEHFVLDILVDDGQVRGLVAMNMMEGTLVQIRANAVVMATGGAGRVYRYNTNGGIVTGDGMGMALAHGVPLRDMEFVQYHPTGLPGSGILMTEGCRGEGGILVNKDGYRYLQDYGMGPETPLGEPKNKYMELGPRDRVSQAFWHEWRKGNTISTPRGDVVYLDLRHLGEKKILERLPFICELAKAYVGVDPVKEPIPVRPTAHYTMGGIETDSQCETRIKGLFAVGECSSVGLHGANRLGSNSLAELVVFGRLAGERAIAHSRAAGTAADSALTAQAVDVEQRLNALVNQQGNESWAKIRDEMGLSMEEGCGIYRTPELMQKTVDKLAELQERVKRVRVTDTSSVFNTELLYTIELGHGLNVAECMAHSALARKESRGAHQRLDEGCTERDDVNFLKHTLAFRDADGTTRLDYSDVNITTLPPAKRVYGGEAEAAENKEKANG; this comes from the coding sequence GTGCACACTTTTCAAGCCGATCTCGTCGTTATAGGCGCTGGCGGCGCGGGTTTACGCGCTGCTATAGCGGCCGCCCAGGCGGATCCCAATGCGAAAATCGCCCTTGTCTCAAAGGTCTATCCCATGCGCAGCCACACGGTGGCGGCCGAGGGGGGCTCTGCTGCCGTCACGCAGGATCATGACAGCTTTGAGTACCATTTTCACGACACCGTAGCCGGCGGTGACTGGCTGTGCGAGCAGGACGTGGTCGACTATTTTGTCCACCACTGTCCGACGGAGATGACCCAGCTTGAGCTGTGGGGCTGTCCGTGGAGCCGCCGCCCGGACGGCAGCGTCAACGTGCGCCGCTTCGGCGGGATGAAGATCGAACGCACCTGGTTCGCCGCCGATAAGACCGGCTTCCATATGCTGCACACCCTCTTCCAGACCTCCCTGCAATTTCCTCAGATCCAGCGCTTCGATGAGCATTTTGTCCTCGATATCCTCGTGGACGACGGCCAGGTTCGCGGCCTGGTCGCCATGAATATGATGGAAGGCACCCTAGTGCAGATCCGCGCCAACGCGGTGGTGATGGCCACCGGCGGTGCGGGGCGGGTCTATCGCTATAACACCAACGGCGGCATCGTCACCGGTGACGGCATGGGGATGGCGCTGGCTCACGGCGTACCGCTGCGCGATATGGAGTTCGTGCAGTATCACCCCACCGGCCTGCCGGGCTCCGGCATTCTGATGACAGAGGGCTGCCGGGGTGAAGGCGGTATTCTGGTTAATAAAGATGGCTACCGTTATCTGCAGGACTACGGCATGGGGCCGGAAACGCCGCTGGGCGAGCCAAAGAACAAATATATGGAGCTGGGCCCACGCGACAGAGTCTCCCAGGCTTTCTGGCACGAGTGGCGTAAGGGCAACACTATCTCCACTCCGCGCGGTGACGTGGTCTATCTCGATCTGCGCCACCTTGGCGAAAAGAAAATTCTTGAGCGCCTGCCCTTTATCTGTGAGCTGGCTAAAGCCTATGTCGGCGTCGATCCGGTGAAAGAGCCTATCCCGGTTCGGCCTACTGCTCACTACACCATGGGCGGCATTGAGACCGACAGCCAGTGCGAGACGCGCATTAAAGGGCTGTTTGCCGTGGGCGAATGCTCATCGGTCGGCCTGCACGGTGCCAACCGTCTCGGCTCAAACTCGCTGGCGGAGCTGGTGGTGTTTGGTCGTCTTGCCGGGGAGCGCGCTATTGCACATTCACGTGCCGCGGGTACCGCTGCCGATAGCGCTCTCACTGCCCAGGCAGTTGATGTCGAGCAGCGTCTCAACGCGCTGGTTAACCAACAGGGTAACGAGAGCTGGGCAAAAATCCGTGATGAGATGGGCCTGTCGATGGAGGAGGGCTGCGGTATCTACCGAACCCCAGAGCTGATGCAGAAAACCGTCGACAAGCTGGCAGAGCTGCAGGAGCGAGTTAAGCGCGTGCGGGTGACCGACACCTCCAGCGTCTTTAATACCGAGCTGCTCTACACCATTGAACTGGGACACGGGCTGAACGTCGCCGAGTGTATGGCGCACTCCGCCCTGGCCCGCAAAGAGTCGCGCGGGGCACACCAGCGTCTGGACGAAGGCTGCACCGAGCGTGACGACGTCAACTTCCTGAAACATACCCTCGCCTTCCGCGATGCCGATGGCACAACGCGCCTTGACTACAGCGATGTCAACATTACCACGCTGCCGCCGGCGAAACGCGTCTACGGTGGGGAAGCGGAAGCCGCCGAGAACAAGGAGAA